One segment of Peromyscus leucopus breed LL Stock chromosome 5, UCI_PerLeu_2.1, whole genome shotgun sequence DNA contains the following:
- the LOC114709119 gene encoding 60S ribosomal protein L31-like, with product MAPAKKGGKKKKGRSAINRVVTREYTVNIHKCIHGVGFKKRAPRALQENRKFAMKEMGTPDVRIDTRLNKAAWAKGIRNVPYRIRVRLPRKRNEDEDLPNTLYTLVTYVPVTTFKNLQTVDVDEN from the coding sequence ATGGCTCCCGCAAAGAAGGGTGGCAAGAAGAAGAAGGGCCGTTCTGCCATCAACCGGGTGGTGACCCGAGAATACACCGTCAACATTCACAAGTGCATCCATGGAGTGGGCTTCAAAAAGCGTGCCCCTAGGGCACTCCAAGAAAACCGGAAATTTGCCATGAAGGAGATGGGGACTCCAGATGTGCGCATTGATACCAGGCTCAATAAAGCCGCCTGGGCCAAAGGAATAAGGAATGTTCCATACCGTATCCGTGTACGTTTGCCCAGAAAACGTAATGAAGATGAGGACTTACCAAACACGCTCTACACACTGGTAACTTACGTACCTGTTACCACATTCAAAAATCTACAGACAGTCGATGTGGATGAGAACTAA
- the LOC114709113 gene encoding carbohydrate sulfotransferase 5 — MRLPRFSSFSSAVVLSLLIAQTCILVFLVSRQTPRSPAGSREHVHVLVLSSWRSGSSFVGQLFSQHPDVFYLMEPAWHVWDALSQGSAPALHMAVRDLVRSVFLCDMDVFDAYLPWRRNISDLFQWAVSRALCSPPVCNAFARGHISSEEVCKSLCATRPFGLAQEACSSYSHIVLKEVRFFNLQVLYPLLSDPLLNLRIVHLVRDPRAVLRSREQTAKALARDSGIVLGTNGTWVEADPGLRVVSEVCRSHVSIAEAALHKPPPFLQDRYRLVRYEDLARDPLTEIRELYAFTGLGLTPQLQTWIHNITHGSGPGARREAFKTSSRDALVVSQAWRHALPFAKIRRVQELCAGALQLLGYRPVYSELEQRDLSLDLLLPRGMDSFKWASSTDAQSES, encoded by the coding sequence ATGCGGCTGCCCCgcttctccagcttctccagcGCTGTAGTGCTTTCACTCTTGATAGCACAGACCTGCATCCTGGTCTTCCTGGTCTCCCGGCAAACGCCTCGGTCCCCAGCGGGCAGCAGGGAGCATGTGCACGTGCTGGTGCTGTCCTCGTGGCGCTCGGGCTCGTCTTTTGTGGGCCAGCTCTTCAGCCAGCACCCAGATGTCTTCTACCTGATGGAGCCGGCTTGGCACGTGTGGGATGCCCTGTCGCAGGGCAGCGCCCCCGCGCTCCACATGGCCGTGCGCGATCTGGTCCGTTCAGTGTTCCTATGCGACATGGACGTGTTTGATGCCTACCTGCCCTGGCGCCGCAACATCTCGGATCTCTTCCAGTGGGCGGTGAGCCGCGCGTTGTGCTCGCCTCCGGTCTGCAACGCCTTTGCTCGCGGCCACATCAGCAGCGAGGAGGTATGCAAGTCTCTGTGTGCAACGCGGCCCTTCGGCCTGGCCCAGGAAGCCTGCAGCTCTTACAGCCACATAGTGCTCAAGGAGGTGCGCTTCTTTAACCTGCAGGTCCTCTACCCGCTGCTCAGTGACCCCTTGCTCAACCTACGCATCGTGCACCTGGTGCGCGACCCGCGGGCGGTGCTGCGCTCCCGAGAGCAGACTGCCAAGGCGCTGGCACGGGACAGCGGCATCGTCTTGGGTACTAACGGCACGTGGGTAGAGGCGGACCCCGGGCTGCGCGTGGTCAGTGAGGTGTGCCGCAGTCACGTGAGCATCGCAGAGGCCGCCTTGCACAAGCCACCGCCCTTCCTGCAAGATCGCTACCGCCTGGTGCGCTATGAGGATCTGGCCCGGGACCCGCTCACTGAGATCCGTGAGCTCTATGCCTTCACCGGCCTGGGCCTCACGCCGCAGCTCCAGACTTGGATCCACAACATCACACACGGCTCAGGGCCAGGCGCACGCCGTGAGGCCTTCAAGACCTCATCCAGGGATGCGCTCGTTGTGTCCCAGGCCTGGCGTCACGCGCTGCCCTTTGCCAAGATTCGGCGGGTCCAGGAACTGTGTGCCGGCGCACTGCAGCTGCTGGGTTACCGACCTGTGTACTCCGAGCTTGAGCAGCGGGACCTCTCTCTGGACCTCCTGCTGCCGAGAGGCATGGACAGTTTCAAGTGGGCTTCTTCCACTGATGCGCAGTCAGAATCTTAA